The Allorhodopirellula heiligendammensis genome includes a window with the following:
- a CDS encoding AsmA-like C-terminal region-containing protein produces MRSSRLWLRMVCGCGVLVGLCLLARNPVARWAGMTVGSIFLDTRVEIAKLEIGWSQITVDGITVFEPAFPDQVQFHVARVAVIPSLKRGFSDGVWLERVTVDQPEMHLRFDQHGNLLSVFPERSGQASTNSPLTIPLQYLVVNHAAAIVHQTGREELRVKDINLQAEFSDAIVARAQVPEVLSGSIDFQCQLDARTFAGTTKLNVLGIELDTEQLASLPLVPQVVADHPSTASVTISFQGTHPPGDTDLRHHTVECLLSARDMQSRRFGMLCPRLDVEIKQAAGVARVTTHAALLGGDMQVNASADLNQFAITGEMTTTLRHCNLHQLTQHVPELHELAVIASGQASVRATWDDGKLDFQGDADTELNEFQLDSIALPVVTARASTQGTFCPGKERPLRGVVTGLFSTTGLQLSQLATRYELPEIAGEILASGSIELPLEQLTDPTSYHAETHARLRNFAGFDMHVPDSEISATLSEGIAAVESSGLSLQDASGKMIAGVTVQAQASLGDHGRMDASAEGHFEPSPDLIRRLGLSDIEPQGRLSCHIDVGCLLTELANPRAWTASAAAETQSIMLAGEKIGDMQLDAELTKGLLTASPIVVRWRDNECTIRTEGEVGDAISVCAEVDAPDWKLEDAGDVLSRFSKSPLPIAGRVNVDGQVMYRQEFTAGTRTLHAFGNANLEQAVFARTRIGDARLRWLANFDGLVLSTSSDDFLGGRFDVNARVAQLDWTKTEIDGTFTDVQVPRLVSMTRQRVPSTGILEGGFRVTSIASLSDLTGDAWMRSGGLTLQRIPVELTQAHVSVQQGVARAGSDGEIVGGRFHADAQASLTALAEFFAQPNPRLAEVPITSHFRVDNLPLASLAVALQLPRETRFLGGTVSAAVLRDEAARDGRHLATVTASVDDLRWKHAPLSDRITAGLVVHPTQVELNSVQGRFADGNLSGKAAVHFVGAPAGRFDFIASRVNLRRATSPFGADVSGSGSVKIQGRLGHAITGRADVTVDNAVAAGVGVRQVRLPIDWTVTPTSKTVRWQCRAGTASLGGGNVRIATQGSYAHSLNMNSTIRVERVDLAKLMQNGSAGSGIVDGEVILRAKQARSPQQLVGTYDFEMKNIQALEIPVLDQLPKMVSLSPPTPGRGQDGATIHGRIGGGLVHVDEIAVHQSNIQVLVSGQATMQGKLDLDVIVSTESTSPTDQLISMLDSPLMLAAPAPIALIAKANDLLKDRVVRVHVGGTAGTPTLRLQPGKQLTQDAVRFFLSNSFGSAATQVANLRTTSQLR; encoded by the coding sequence TTGCGTAGCTCACGCCTGTGGCTGCGGATGGTTTGTGGGTGCGGGGTGCTGGTGGGACTGTGCCTGCTCGCTCGCAATCCCGTTGCTCGTTGGGCGGGAATGACGGTAGGGTCAATCTTTCTTGATACTCGCGTCGAGATAGCGAAACTTGAGATTGGGTGGTCACAGATCACCGTCGACGGAATAACGGTTTTTGAACCGGCGTTTCCCGATCAAGTTCAGTTTCACGTCGCCCGGGTCGCCGTCATCCCGTCCCTAAAGCGAGGTTTCTCCGACGGCGTTTGGTTGGAGCGGGTGACAGTCGATCAACCGGAAATGCATCTGCGGTTTGACCAGCACGGCAATTTATTGTCGGTTTTTCCTGAGCGCTCGGGGCAGGCGAGCACGAATTCACCGCTGACGATTCCGCTGCAGTATCTCGTGGTCAATCATGCTGCGGCGATTGTGCATCAGACTGGGCGTGAAGAGCTGCGAGTGAAAGACATCAATTTGCAGGCTGAGTTTTCAGACGCGATTGTTGCCCGAGCACAGGTGCCTGAGGTCCTCTCGGGAAGCATCGATTTTCAATGCCAACTCGATGCGAGAACATTTGCGGGCACCACGAAACTAAATGTGCTAGGTATCGAACTCGATACAGAGCAATTAGCGAGTTTGCCCTTGGTACCCCAGGTAGTCGCCGACCACCCTTCCACAGCGTCCGTGACAATCTCATTTCAGGGTACGCACCCGCCGGGTGACACCGACCTGCGGCATCATACTGTGGAGTGCCTGCTTTCCGCACGCGACATGCAATCGCGACGTTTTGGCATGTTATGCCCACGGCTCGATGTGGAGATCAAACAGGCTGCGGGTGTCGCGCGGGTCACAACCCATGCCGCTCTGCTTGGTGGCGATATGCAGGTAAATGCTTCAGCAGATTTGAATCAATTCGCGATCACGGGCGAGATGACGACAACACTTCGTCACTGTAATCTTCATCAATTGACGCAGCATGTTCCTGAACTGCATGAATTAGCTGTGATTGCATCTGGTCAAGCATCCGTGCGTGCGACATGGGACGATGGCAAACTCGATTTTCAAGGTGACGCGGACACGGAATTAAACGAATTTCAGCTCGACTCCATCGCGCTGCCAGTGGTCACCGCTCGAGCGAGCACACAGGGCACGTTCTGCCCCGGCAAGGAGCGTCCACTCCGCGGCGTCGTCACGGGATTGTTCTCCACCACTGGGCTACAACTGAGTCAACTGGCGACGCGGTATGAGTTGCCGGAGATCGCCGGTGAAATACTAGCGAGTGGAAGCATTGAATTGCCTCTGGAGCAATTGACGGATCCGACCAGCTATCACGCAGAGACGCATGCGCGGCTGCGGAACTTCGCAGGCTTCGACATGCACGTACCCGATAGCGAAATATCCGCGACCCTGAGTGAAGGAATTGCCGCAGTGGAATCCTCTGGTCTTTCCCTGCAGGACGCCAGCGGAAAAATGATCGCCGGCGTCACGGTGCAGGCGCAGGCATCGTTGGGTGATCATGGCCGCATGGATGCAAGTGCGGAGGGGCATTTTGAACCGTCGCCAGACCTGATCAGACGACTGGGCCTGAGCGATATCGAGCCGCAAGGCCGATTGTCATGCCACATCGATGTCGGGTGCCTATTGACGGAGCTCGCAAATCCCCGGGCCTGGACCGCTTCTGCGGCTGCCGAGACCCAATCAATCATGCTCGCTGGAGAGAAGATTGGCGACATGCAACTGGACGCTGAGTTGACCAAAGGTCTCCTGACGGCCAGTCCAATAGTCGTACGATGGCGCGACAACGAGTGCACAATTCGAACGGAGGGCGAAGTGGGCGACGCAATCTCCGTTTGTGCGGAAGTCGACGCTCCAGACTGGAAGCTGGAAGACGCCGGCGATGTGCTTTCGCGGTTCTCAAAATCGCCGTTGCCAATCGCGGGAAGGGTCAACGTTGATGGACAAGTAATGTACCGCCAGGAATTCACGGCGGGTACAAGGACGTTGCATGCGTTTGGGAACGCCAACTTGGAACAAGCGGTGTTCGCTCGTACGCGGATTGGCGATGCGAGGCTGCGTTGGTTGGCAAATTTCGACGGTCTGGTCCTATCCACCTCGTCAGATGATTTTCTGGGAGGACGGTTCGACGTCAACGCACGCGTGGCTCAACTGGATTGGACAAAGACCGAGATCGACGGCACCTTTACAGACGTGCAAGTGCCTCGGTTGGTGTCGATGACTCGTCAACGGGTTCCGTCCACCGGCATACTTGAGGGCGGTTTCCGTGTCACATCGATTGCGAGCTTGAGTGACTTAACGGGTGACGCGTGGATGCGGAGCGGCGGACTGACACTGCAGAGAATTCCAGTCGAATTGACACAAGCTCATGTTTCGGTGCAGCAGGGGGTTGCCCGTGCTGGCAGCGACGGAGAAATCGTCGGAGGTCGCTTTCATGCCGATGCTCAGGCTTCGCTCACGGCGCTGGCCGAGTTTTTTGCTCAGCCCAATCCACGACTGGCGGAGGTGCCCATCACCTCCCATTTTCGTGTGGACAACCTGCCGCTGGCGTCCCTGGCCGTGGCATTGCAGCTACCTCGCGAGACGCGATTCCTTGGCGGAACTGTTTCAGCGGCGGTCCTCCGGGATGAGGCCGCACGCGATGGGCGGCACCTCGCCACGGTGACGGCCAGTGTCGACGATCTCCGCTGGAAGCACGCTCCACTGTCCGATCGCATCACAGCCGGACTGGTGGTGCATCCCACACAGGTTGAACTGAATAGCGTTCAAGGCCGCTTTGCCGACGGAAATCTGTCGGGAAAGGCGGCTGTGCACTTCGTTGGAGCACCGGCAGGACGCTTTGATTTTATCGCCAGCCGTGTCAATCTGCGGCGGGCGACGTCACCGTTTGGCGCTGATGTTTCCGGCAGCGGGTCAGTAAAAATTCAGGGGCGGTTAGGTCACGCCATCACAGGACGCGCTGACGTGACGGTGGACAACGCCGTCGCTGCTGGGGTCGGTGTGCGACAAGTACGTTTGCCTATCGATTGGACGGTTACCCCCACTTCCAAAACGGTTCGCTGGCAGTGCCGCGCCGGTACCGCCTCGCTCGGCGGCGGCAATGTTCGAATTGCTACTCAGGGTAGCTACGCCCACTCGCTCAATATGAATAGCACCATCCGCGTCGAACGAGTCGATCTAGCGAAGCTGATGCAGAACGGTTCGGCCGGGTCGGGGATCGTTGACGGGGAGGTGATCCTGCGAGCCAAGCAGGCACGGTCACCCCAGCAATTGGTGGGCACCTACGATTTCGAAATGAAGAACATTCAAGCATTAGAAATTCCGGTGCTCGATCAATTGCCCAAGATGGTCAGCCTGTCACCTCCCACGCCCGGTCGTGGTCAAGACGGGGCCACCATCCACGGCCGGATCGGTGGCGGGTTGGTACATGTTGATGAGATTGCCGTTCACCAGAGCAACATCCAAGTCTTGGTCTCTGGACAGGCGACCATGCAGGGCAAGTTAGATCTTGATGTGATCGTCAGCACAGAATCGACCAGCCCCACCGATCAGCTGATCTCCATGCTCGATTCACCTCTGATGCTGGCGGCGCCAGCCCCCATCGCGCTGATCGCGAAAGCCAATGACTTGTTAAAGGATCGCGTGGTTCGGGTGCACGTCGGAGGCACCGCAGGAACTCCCACCCTGCGATTGCAACCGGGGAAGCAACTCACTCAGGACGCAGTCCGATTTTTCTTAAGTAACAGTTTCGGATCAGCCGCCACGCAAGTGGCTAATTTGCGAACAACCAGCCAACTACGTTAA